gacattaaaaacatcttaatgctggatttgttttgacacatttctacaaacctgatgaagaaacaaactcatcctaatctgGGATGAGCACAATATCAGCTAATGTTCATTTTTCCCAGAATAATAATGACAAGAGAGTCACAGAGCCGTTTTCACaatgtttattataaaaatataaaacaaagaaattaaaaatcgaatcgaatcgatTGAAAAATGGTcatctgtctcacacacacacatacacacacacacacacacacacacgagcgttCAGTCTCTTCGGTGAGAGTCAGACGGGTCTGATCCGAGCAGATGTTTGTGTTACAGAAAGAATATGTACATGTTATAAAAACAGGAGCCGGAGGCCGAGTCTCCAGCGCAGGAATGGAGCAGAAATCAACAGGAGTTTAGTGGCAGAAAACAACACTGATTCACATCCGTTTCCTCCCAATCTGACTTTCCCATTACACACCCATTTTAGACACATGTACAGAAAAGACGTGATCGATCTACCGTTTATAATCTTTGCTTTaaagtaatacaaaaatactaaaatcacAATTTCATAGCTTATATCATAAACAGCAAGAAGGAAAAGAATAATTTCTCTGCGTTTGTGCCGGAGCGAGCTGAGCGATTCGGCACGATCATAAATAGATATTGAACCGTATAAATCTGGCACACGCACATATACAATAGCAGGTATCATATTGATGAAATCATGTTTAAAAAGCAGTACATCTCTATAAAAGAGCAGGGTTTATTGCGTTCATAAATTACTTCATATTTAATCTGGTTAATGCGGACGGCTCCGTGTGCTCGATGATGTACACCACCAGTCAAACGCTTTTGAAccgtaagatttttaatgtttgttaaagaagtctcttctgctcaccaagactgcatttatttgatccaaaatacagcaaaagcagtaaaattgtgaaatatttttactatttaaaataactgctttctatttgaatataatttaaaatgtaatttatttctgtgacgcagcgctgaattttcagcatcattactccagtcttcagaaatcataataatatactgctcaagaaacatttattattattatcatcatcatcaatatttaaaacagttgagtgcattttttcaggtttctttgatgaatagaaagcatttatctgaaataaaaagcttttgtaacattatacacacTATACccttcaaaagcttggagttagtataatttttttgtttgttggaattatagaaattaaattaaattgatgaTAAAGACGTTACAAAAGAtctctatttcagataaatgctttctattcatcaaagaaacctgaaaacattctactcagctgttttcaacataataataataataataataaatgttttttgagcagcaaatcagaatattagaataatttctgaaggatcatgtgactggagaaatgatggtaaaatttcagctttaaaatcacaggaataaattccattttaaaatatcttcaaatacattaaaaaaaaaagattcattgaatttactacattttttaaaggtaaGTGCTTGCAATcgatttattttagctacattaaacaattttttaaatgtagctaaaataaatagtttgcaaccacttaccttaaatgAAGTATAATTGTTTTCAGTGTAGAACgcagttatttgaaatagtaaaaatatttcaagatTGCACAGTTCTTGCTGTGCttcggatcaaataaatgcaggcttgttgagcagaagagacttctttaaagaTCTGCCGGTTCAGAAAGGTGTGTCCGGTGGTGTAGTGGTCTAAGGCGGGTTCTCAGGGGTCGGTGGTGTTGATGGTGAGCTTGTCGCGAGCGCTCATGCCTCGGTACCAGCTGCAGTAGCCCTCCTTCTGCTGGATGCAGGCGTAGTGACGCGACTGATAGCCGGGGTAGCCAAAGTGCGACAGCATGTCCGTCCATAGGCACTCGTTCTTGGACGTGACGAAGCAGGGCAGGTAGTGGCACGGCTTGATCTGCAAACACAGGACGGATGAGCGTTTATTCAGCTGTGCTTTATCAATCCAGGTGTTCGATGAATGCAGAAGCCAGCGCTCTTTCACGCTTTATGCAGACGCACTTGTTATGTGCTTAAACAGGCTTTTCTTTTCGGATCGGATGTATTTAGTGGTGAAAGAGTGAAGAGGTTCATGTTCTGACTGGGTTGATTGGTGCTCATCTGCATGCGTGTCGGCATCAAGTCCTgatttcattccatatattttagtaatcaaaaagcacgcctaatttatttaaatcatggAACTTATGCAATTTAACaacttttaattaaaagtttaatcaaaaaatatatttttttaaaagacactTTTTCCCCAAATATTTTTTATCGAGTCCATTAATAATggttaaattcaattataataatcaaaaagcattttaattatttgcaaTCATGAAAATTGCACAATTtaacaacaatttatttaaatttgatcaaaatatatatatatatatttttttttaggtccccatggaatttttattttttcccaaattctgtttttttttctcttaatggttaaattaaattttaatcatcaaaaagcatgtctaattaattgaaatcattcAAACTTACacaattaaacattatattttagggccctatgaaatccaatttatttttccccaaattctatttttttccttttttttctattttaatttttctggattctgtttTAACGatcaacatgatttttttttttttagtaatcaaaaagcatttctaattaatttaaatgatgaaacttacacaatttaacaacaatatataaatttttttacaaaaataaaatttttggcGCTgtatgaaattttatttttcctcaaattcagtttttttttttttctaaattctatgtgttccattttaatggttaaaatgaaaaattcaaaaatgtttacaaTAATGAAATTTTTTTACTTCTTAAATTctatttgtttgattttttttttgttctgattctgtgtttgtttatagcTTTAACTGGTGTTTAGTGATCTAATGCTAATGACGGCTGATGTTCAGACCCAGTGATCATGAGTCAAACGAACACACGCCTGTTACCCATGATCCCTCAGCACATCAGCGCATCAGTCAGTCCGCGTCTCAGATCCGAGTCCAGACTGCCTGCCAAACATCTGGTCTGACCGGGGATTATGGGCCGGAGCACAGCTAGCACGCGTCAGACGATGAGAATAACTCACCCTGCAGTTACAGCCCAGCTGATAGCGGTGGTTGATGCCCTTCTTCTGCGCCAGAGACAGACGCTCCCATCGCTCGTTAAAGTTACACAGACCCGTGTACAGCTTCCCGTCGTGAACACGACCTgcacacatcacacacaacacacgtgaccctggagcacaaaacagtcttaagtagcaatagccaacaatacattgtatgggtcaaaatgatccatttttcttttatgccaaaaatcattaggatattaagatcattttccatgaagatattttgtcaattttctacagtaaatatatcaaaattaaatttttgattagtaatatgcattgccaagaacttaatttggacaactttaaaggcgattttcctgaatatttagatttttttgcaccctcagattccagatttcagccaaatattgtccgatcctaacaaaccacacatcaatggaaagattatttattcagctttcagatttctaaaaattgacccttatgactggttttgtgctccagggtcacgaTCAAGCCGTTCTTTCATCAGTATCTCTGTAGGTCACATTAGCCTTGCGCTCTATATTTAACCGTTTGTGGCTTATGAGCTCCAGCAGAACAGGTGCGTGTCACACGCTTCGCTCTGATGCCGCTCGCGCGTCACATGACCTCCGGTAAAACACTGACGGACAAACACCTCGTTATGCTTCTGTTTGTTTCTGGATACAGACCCATTAATGAGCCACAATTCAGCCAATGTGACTACAACTAAAAAAGAATTCAaaagataatataataaaatcattcaaatattcataatatataaaaaaaaaaatatataattttttttaaatatatatgtatatttacatttagtcatttagcacttatccaaagcgacttacaaatgaggacaatagaagctatatatatatatatatatatatatatatataattatttatattatttattatttatatttctaaatatattgtatattatatagaaATACTAAAAAACAAtggatgatttaaaaaattcccttttaatattatgtattttttatattcctttaatgaactgtattttctgaatttaaatatacaaacattatataaaaatgtatatatattttatataaaatatattttaatatatgaataaatatgaaatatctatatttataaatttatatcacatatgatattaaatataaataatataatttatataattttattatataatatacatagtatatatatatatatatatatatatatagtttcatATACTTCTTTAATTTGTATTATCTGTACACATAAATCTTGGAATTTTAAATGATTCAGCTATTTTATATCTAAtataagtgtgtgtatatatatatacacatatataatatgcatcatctatttattattatatatttatactagcCACTAAAAAGTCATATCAGTCAAGCATTTACGATGTGATTTGCTGTGTAATATTTGGTTGCCGTTGACGACTATAATGGTGGTCAAATATTAACGGCCTGTTAATgaacaggagagagagagagagagagagagagagagagagagagaggcggcTGTTTCTCCCATGATTCACTGCTGAAGCGcgtctgatgatgatgatgatggtgatgaagGTGATGAAGGTGCTGGCTCTCACCTGTGATCAGGTACTGGTATTTGTTGATGTCTAGCTTGACTCCGCACATGCTCTCGGAGTCGTGTGTGTAGACGTATTGCACGTGCTGGATCTTGTCGAAGCCCTTGTACATCTGCAgcagacaaaacacacacactgaggaATCATGGGATATGTGTGTAGTCCACGGTCGGTAGATGTGATGATGGACTGACCTTCATCTGTTTGACGGTGTAGCGCAGGGTGCCAAACGGACCGTCGTTCAGCAGCTTCTTTCCTACGATTTTAGCTCTGATcactgcaaaacacacacacacacacacacacacacacacacaccgcggTTAATGAAGAGCACAACACAGATAAAACAATCCCAGCATGCAACAAGTGGAATTAAACATCCAAGCTGCTCAGAACTGGAGAAATGCATTAGAAATAtgctttttattgattttaaatcaaattatgaATGTAATGTGTGTGGCCATATTGGCAATGACTAAAAACTACAAAAGGATTttccatatattttaaatgtattttctgaaattaaatatataaactttatttaataaattaatgatatgtttttattgtattttgaataaaattattaatatttttacatatttaaaaaaaaaaaaggctatatagttcttattttttattttagttttagctattttagtgcttcaatttaaaataaatgatggtTATGGTTAGGAATTAtgactagctgaaataaaataggtttttaatatataataaaataagcaGTAGACATTGTAGACCCCTTTAGTGACTTTTTCCCTTCATTATTTAGTTTCTGAGActcgctctcgctctcgctctctctctctctctctctctctctctctctctctctcgctctctctctctctctctcctctctctctctctctctccccctcgctctctctctctctccctcgctctctttctctctctttctccccctcgctcgctctctctcgctctctctctctctctctctgtgcgtctGCGTTGTTCAGCGAGCGGCGGAGAGGACCAGCACTTTCAGTCAAACatagatattatgttgcttctctaattttacatgcaagtatagccgaaatcacagcacagccattgtctttatcttatgtgtatttgatttgatCAGACGACGactcgattatcaggatttttgtgcagattaacatcttggaagggagagctgagtcttaatgggtcgcgtttcagtcactatttcatatatatatatatatatatatatatatatatatatatatgaaaacagttttatggagaatttagctgcatcaaaatacagtctgtgggcacagagagacaaacaaatataataataaatgtacattttgcatgttcagaagaagtgagctgccctgtcctgcaaaaaatgtaaacaggtttgtgtcacTAAACTGCTCAGAAAGAGAAGTAACGGGAGCCTGGTATTTCTTTCTTCACgcgtctaatagacatgaacaagttctttgaaaaacatctatgacctttgaaacatgtctagtcttcatgctctgttgactatggtttcactaataataaacatatgttgattagagtatagaaaacttgaaaagtattaatttaaggtacatttagaacaaataaaaatgtgcgattaagttacacgagttaactcatgacaatcatgcgattaaaaacaattaatcgattgacagctctaatatatgtatatatcagTATTTTCcgactgtgagtgtgtgtgacagtgtctctgtgtgaggtgtgtgccGGACAGAAGCTGGTGTCTTGAGGAACTAGACTGCTTCCTCAGAGACGCAGCAGAATGAGGCCACGTCAATACGAGCGGCCCCTCTCCCATAATCCCCTGCGGCGCTTCCCATCGGTAACCCGATCCAGCCGAACTCGCGAGACACCTCATTTACAAACGACGCGCATCACCTGCTCCGACTGGAACGCTGCTTATCTTCCTCCGCTGGAATTTCCTTCCCAGAATTCTGTGAGGCTCACATTCCTCAGAGTTCATTCCTGACATTCACTCGCATTTATTCAGCGAATGCTGCGCTTTCACACACATCAGAGCCAAAAACAGAAGAGCCATCACCCGAATCTCTCTCATACGAGTTACTATCCTTTACTGCGACTGAAAGCGGTTTTTATTTGCAATAGTagttcaataatatttattttaaaattaaatcaaattaaaatactaaaaatgttAATGACTAGTTGCAAAGGAAACACTTCTCATTATCTCTTagttttgtaattttatgtaataaaatacctaaaactgaaataataatgaatataaattataaagatataaaaaaaattaataaaaatgacacactCAACATaactttgaaaatgaaaataaaaaaacaaataaaaaatattaatctaaAGCGTAAAGCATTAAAAgaataatagaaaaataaatatagtaataaaatgataaaaactaaTCCAAAATATTAATCTAAAGCAttctaaagcattaaaaaaaaaaaagtaataaaatgataaaaactaatccaaaatattaatctaaagcattaaaaaaattaattaaaaaaaattaatagaaattataaaaacttatccaaaataataatctaaagcattgaaaaaattaagtaaaaatagtactaaaatgacaaaaacaaatgataagatgattttaaaaaactaaaatattaaaactaaaaatgaaaatgcaaaacttaaaaactataataacaataaatacttctaaagcatttattgcttagtattttagttaaagttcattttaacatttactaatacattattaaaagtttttatctgttaatattatttaacagaccgagctaacatgaactaacagttgtgtttttatgaacttaacgttaacaaagaagaataaatactgtagcaaATCATTGTTAGGTGATGATGCATTAAAAACACGACTGACGTCTCACGCTCTCATGTTCCTCGGTTGCCAACAGGTTCGACCCTGAGGTCGGCTCTGGGGTTCAAAGGTCGTGTCTTTGAACTCCAGTGATTTGGCtgcgctctgattggctgtgagcCGCTCCTCTGGAAGTCTCGGTTGACTCGACCTCGCTGTTCTGAGTGTTTATGTAACCCAATTCCAAACTCAGTGCACCTTAATGCAGTGAGTTACTGTACCCTGCGTCTGGCCCGTGGCATCCATCCGTCCCTCACGGCTATATTTAAGAGCGTAACCCCCCATAAGCCCCGTGAATCATAGATGAAAGCCCCGCTGTGACTCATGCATATTCATCAAGTGCGCTGAGATTGACTTACATTTCAGAAAGTAGGTGGCCGATCTGAGAGGTAA
The sequence above is drawn from the Onychostoma macrolepis isolate SWU-2019 chromosome 04, ASM1243209v1, whole genome shotgun sequence genome and encodes:
- the LOC131539691 gene encoding metalloproteinase inhibitor 3, which gives rise to MKPCFVLAFLLFSLVCLMYQASDACSCAMSHPQDAYCHSDIVIRAKIVGKKLLNDGPFGTLRYTVKQMKMYKGFDKIQHVQYVYTHDSESMCGVKLDINKYQYLITGRVHDGKLYTGLCNFNERWERLSLAQKKGINHRYQLGCNCRIKPCHYLPCFVTSKNECLWTDMLSHFGYPGYQSRHYACIQQKEGYCSWYRGMSARDKLTINTTDP